One Ricinus communis isolate WT05 ecotype wild-type chromosome 2, ASM1957865v1, whole genome shotgun sequence DNA segment encodes these proteins:
- the LOC112535532 gene encoding LRR receptor-like serine/threonine-protein kinase EFR gives MAKWLPLYMSFLCWCLASPATCSQNVTDQLALLSFKQAIEQDPYQILSFWNESEHYCLWPGISCSSRYPGRVSALRLSSQGLVGTLSPHIGNLSFLRVIDLQDNSFYGQIPPEIGRLQHLAVLALTTNFFVGDIPTNLSNCSKLELLYLPNNKLTGKIPAEFGSLSKLLVLSLEANKLSGTIPPSVGNISSLEELFLLANHLQGQLPDELSRLHKLFKFQISDNNLTGEIPRHLYNISSMETFEIYSNQFRGTIPSDIGLTLPRLSNFAVAFNRFTGSIPVTLTNASVLRNFAFNSNQFTGSIPKDFGKMPLLRYVIFSHNLLQGDISFIDSLTNCSSLEQISIAGNFLNGPIPKSIGNLSTRMIYLALEENNLQNSIPLGLGNLVNLRFLYLSSNFLSGSIPISFGNFQKLQLLNLHNNNLTGIIPSTLGNLHLLTYLNLSSNNLHGIIPSSLGKCSSLIELDLSNNNLNGSIPPQVLSLPSLSIALRLSGNKFVGSIPSEVGLLQGLSQLDLSDNRLSGKIPSSIGKCLKIELLYLKGNSFDGDIPQALTALRGLRELDISRNNFSGKIPDSLVTQLNGLYLLNLSYNTLEGEVPKHGIFLNASAVSLSGNSHLCGGTAELKLPSCVFPKSKKNKLSSALKVSISVVSAAEKNV, from the exons ATGGCCAAGTGGCTGCCTCTTTACATGTCATTTCTATGCTGGTGCTTAGCCAGTCCTGCTACTTGCTCGCAAAATGTGACTGATCAGCTTGCGTTGTTATCTTTCAAACAAGCTATAGAACAAGACCCTTATCAAATCTTGAGTTTTTGGAATGAATCCGAGCACTACTGCCTCTGGCCTGGTATTTCTTGCAGTTCCCGATATCCTGGCAGGGTTTCTGCCTTGCGTCTCAGTTCGCAAGGCTTAGTAGGAACGCTGTCGCCTCATATTGGTAATCTCTCCTTTCTTAGAGTTATTGACTTGCAAGACAATAGCTTCTATGGCCAAATCCCGCCAGAGATTGGTCGTCTTCAACACCTGGCGGTTTTAGCACTCACCACGAATTTCTTTGTTGGGGATATACCAACAAACTTGTCTAATTGCTCCAAGCTTGAGCTTCTTTATCTTCCCAACAACAAGCTCACCGGAAAAATACCTGCTGAATTTGGCTCTTTGTCGAAACTTTTAGTTCTAAGCTTGGAAGCAAATAAACTGTCAGGTACTATTCCTCCTTCCGTTGGTAATATCTCATCTCTTGAAGAATTATTTCTGCTAGCAAATCACTTGCAAGGACAGCTTCCAGACGAACTCTCCAGACTTCACAAGCTATTTAAATTTCAGATTTCTGACAACAATCTGACTGGTGAGATTCCTCGTCATCTTTATAACATCTCCAGCATGGAAACATTTGAGATATATTCTAACCAGTTCAGGGGGACAATCCCCTCCGATATAGGCCTCACTCTTCCCAGGTTGTCTAACTTTGCAGTTGCATTTAACAGGTTTACTGGGTCAATCCCTGTTACATTAACAAATGCTTCTGTTCTTCGAAATTTTGCATTTAACTCAAATCAGTTTACTGGTTCAATTCCAAAAGATTTTGGAAAGATGCCACTTCTTCGATATGTTATATTTTCGCATAATCTGCTACAAGGTGACATAAGTTTCATTGATTCTCTAACTAATTGCTCTAGTTTAGAGCAAATAAGTATTGCAGGAAATTTCCTCAACGGACCCATTCCAAAATCCATAGGCAATCTCTCTACACGCATGATTTATCTAGCTctggaagaaaataatttacaaaatTCCATTCCCCTGGGTCTTGGAAATCTTGTTAACTTGAGATTCTTGTATCTTAGCTCGAATTTTCTCTCTGGTTCAATTCCTATTAGTTTTGGGAATTTTCAAAAGTTGCAACTTTTAAATTTGCATAATAACAACTTGACAGGGATAATTCCATCTACATTAGGTAATTTACATCTCCTGACTTATCTTAACCTGAGTTCCAACAATCTACATGGAATAATACCTTCAAGTCTTGGAAAATGCAGTAGCTTGATTGAGTTAGATCTCTCTAACAATAATCTTAATGGCTCCATACCCCCTCAAGTTCTCAGCCTTCCTTCACTTTCAATAGCACTGCGTTTATCAGGCAATAAATTTGTTGGTTCTATTCCATCAGAAGTGGGTTTGCTTCAAGGTCTATCGCAGCTGGACTTATCCGACAATCGGTTATCTGGCAAAATTCCAAGCAGTATTGGCAAGTGTTTGAAAATAGAACTACTTTACCTAAAGGGTAATTCATTTGATGGAGATATCCCTCAGGCTTTGACCGCTTTGCGTGGTCTTAGAGAGCTGGATATTTCACGTAACAACTTTTCCGGGAAAATACCAGATTCTTTGGTTACACAACTTAATGGGTTGTACCTTTTGAATCTGTCTTACAACACGTTGGAAGGAGAAGTTCCAAAACATGGAATCTTCTTGAATGCAAGTGCAGTTTCATTGTCAGGAAACAGTCATCTCTGTGGAGGCACTGCAGAATTGAAGCTTCCTTCTTGTGTCTTCCCCAAATCAAAGAAGAATAAGCTCTCTTCTGCACTGAAAGTGTCAATCTCCGTGGTCAGTGCTGCA GA